In Herbaspirillum sp. WKF16, one genomic interval encodes:
- a CDS encoding phosphoribosyltransferase, whose translation MKISDDKDLWVTWDDYNRLIERLALKVYESGWQFDQVLCLARGGLRPGDVMSRIFDVPLAILSTSSYREAAGTIRSSLDIAKYITITKGTLGGRILLVDDLVDSGVTLQKVMVHLKEHYPAVTEIKSAVVWWKACSIVEPDYHVDHLPTNPWIHQPFEDYDGLGPHQLAAWIKKGGA comes from the coding sequence ATGAAGATCTCTGACGACAAAGACCTGTGGGTCACCTGGGACGACTACAACCGCCTGATCGAACGCCTGGCGCTGAAAGTCTATGAATCCGGCTGGCAGTTCGACCAGGTGCTCTGCCTGGCGCGCGGCGGCCTGCGTCCGGGCGACGTGATGTCGCGCATTTTCGATGTCCCGCTGGCGATCCTGTCGACCAGCTCCTACCGCGAAGCCGCCGGCACCATCCGCAGCTCGCTGGACATTGCCAAGTACATCACCATCACCAAGGGCACCCTGGGCGGACGCATCCTGCTGGTGGACGACCTGGTCGATTCCGGCGTGACGCTGCAAAAGGTGATGGTGCACCTGAAGGAGCATTACCCGGCCGTCACCGAGATCAAGAGCGCCGTCGTGTGGTGGAAGGCTTGCTCGATCGTGGAGCCCGACTACCACGTCGACCACCTGCCGACCAACCCGTGGATCCACCAGCCGTTCGAAGACTACGACGGCCTGGGCCCGCACCA
- a CDS encoding adenylosuccinate synthase gives MLQNSNAKNVVVIGTQWGDEGKGKIVDWLTDHAQGVVRFQGGHNAGHTLVIGGKKTALQLIPSGIMREGVACYIGNGVVLSVPDLLREIDKLEAAGVEVCSRLKVSDACPLILPYHVALDVAREAARGDAKIGTTGKGIGPAYEDKVARRAIRVADLLNEKRFAEKLLANLDYHNFVLTHYLKTQPVDYQKTLDDALANVPRIKPMVTDVSSDLYAVHNAGGKILFEGAQGSLLDVDHGTYPFVTSSNCVAGNAAAGTGVGPGMLHYIMGITKAYTTRVGSGPFPAELPTDAGTGKHLASVGHEFGTVTGRARRCGWFDAALLKRSVQINGVSGMCLTKLDVLDGLESLKLCTGYKLNGKVVDIFPVGAEEAAACEPIYEEMPGWSENTVGAKSLDALPANARAYIKRIEELVGVPIDMISTGPDREETIVLRHPFK, from the coding sequence ATGTTACAGAACAGCAATGCAAAGAACGTCGTCGTCATCGGTACGCAATGGGGCGATGAAGGCAAGGGCAAAATCGTCGATTGGCTGACCGATCACGCGCAAGGCGTGGTGCGTTTCCAGGGCGGCCACAATGCCGGCCACACGCTGGTCATCGGCGGCAAGAAGACTGCGCTGCAACTGATTCCCTCGGGCATCATGCGCGAAGGCGTGGCTTGCTACATCGGCAACGGCGTGGTGCTGTCCGTGCCCGACCTGCTGCGCGAGATCGACAAGCTGGAAGCCGCCGGCGTGGAGGTGTGCTCGCGCCTGAAGGTGTCCGACGCCTGTCCGCTGATCCTGCCTTACCACGTGGCGCTGGACGTGGCCCGTGAAGCCGCGCGCGGCGACGCCAAGATCGGCACCACCGGCAAGGGCATCGGCCCGGCCTACGAAGACAAGGTGGCGCGCCGCGCCATCCGCGTGGCCGACCTGTTGAACGAAAAGCGCTTCGCCGAGAAGCTGCTGGCCAACCTGGACTACCACAACTTCGTCCTGACCCACTACCTGAAGACCCAGCCGGTGGACTACCAGAAGACCCTGGACGACGCGCTGGCCAACGTGCCGCGCATCAAGCCCATGGTCACCGACGTCTCCAGCGACCTGTACGCCGTGCACAACGCCGGCGGCAAGATCCTGTTCGAAGGCGCGCAGGGCAGCCTGCTGGACGTCGACCACGGCACCTATCCGTTCGTCACCTCGAGCAACTGCGTGGCCGGCAACGCCGCCGCCGGCACCGGCGTGGGCCCGGGCATGCTGCATTACATCATGGGCATCACCAAGGCCTACACCACCCGCGTGGGTTCGGGCCCGTTCCCGGCCGAACTGCCGACCGACGCCGGCACCGGCAAGCACCTGGCCTCCGTCGGCCATGAATTCGGCACCGTCACCGGCCGCGCGCGCCGCTGCGGCTGGTTCGACGCCGCGCTGCTCAAGCGCTCGGTGCAGATCAATGGCGTCTCCGGCATGTGCCTGACCAAGCTGGACGTGCTGGACGGCCTGGAGTCGCTCAAGCTGTGCACCGGCTACAAGCTCAACGGCAAGGTCGTCGACATCTTCCCGGTCGGCGCCGAAGAAGCCGCCGCCTGCGAACCGATCTACGAAGAAATGCCCGGCTGGTCCGAGAACACCGTCGGCGCCAAGTCGCTGGACGCGCTGCCGGCCAACGCCCGCGCCTACATCAAGCGCATCGAGGAACTGGTGGGCGTGCCCATCGACATGATCTCCACCGGCCCGGACCGCGAAGAGACCATCGTCCTGCGCCACCCGTTCAAGTAA
- a CDS encoding ATP phosphoribosyltransferase regulatory subunit — MPNWLLPENIADVLPSEARKIEELRRRLLDNFRLYGYEMVMPPLLEYLESLLTGAGQDTDLRTFKLVDQLSGRTLGVRADMTTQVARIDAHLLNRASVTRLCYAGSVLHTRPTGLHATREPIQIGAEIYGHAGIEADAEIQELALNSLALAGMRTIRLDLCHVGVLRAIIANDPAAKRQEAQLFGLLEAKDVPGLQEITAAYQDGTRAALLALPNLYGDLSVIARARITLPALPGIAQALDELQALVELAAGHEGAAVTIDLADLRGYHYHSGVMFSAYVPGLPNAVVRGGRYDHVGEAFGRARPATGFSMDLRELARLMPGAERKAAIRAPWGTEAGLREKIAQLRQAGDIVIQSLPGHENDQDEFDCDRAVEFSNGNWIIKNLG; from the coding sequence ATGCCTAACTGGCTTCTTCCTGAAAACATTGCCGACGTCTTGCCGTCCGAAGCGCGCAAGATCGAAGAACTGCGCCGCCGGCTGCTCGACAATTTCCGCCTCTACGGCTACGAAATGGTCATGCCGCCGCTGCTGGAGTACCTGGAGTCGCTGCTCACCGGCGCCGGCCAGGACACCGACCTGCGCACCTTCAAGCTGGTGGACCAATTGTCCGGCCGCACGCTGGGCGTGCGCGCCGACATGACCACCCAGGTCGCGCGCATCGACGCCCACCTGCTCAACCGCGCCTCGGTGACCCGCCTGTGCTACGCCGGCAGCGTGCTGCACACCCGTCCGACCGGTCTGCACGCCACCCGTGAGCCGATCCAGATCGGCGCCGAGATCTACGGCCATGCCGGCATCGAGGCCGATGCCGAGATCCAGGAGCTGGCGCTGAACTCGCTGGCCCTGGCCGGCATGCGCACCATCCGCCTGGACCTGTGCCACGTCGGCGTGCTGCGCGCCATCATCGCCAACGATCCCGCCGCCAAGCGCCAGGAAGCGCAGCTGTTCGGCCTGCTGGAAGCCAAGGATGTCCCGGGCCTGCAAGAGATCACCGCGGCTTACCAGGACGGCACGCGCGCCGCGCTGCTGGCATTGCCCAACCTCTACGGCGATCTCTCGGTCATCGCGCGCGCGCGCATCACGCTGCCCGCGCTGCCGGGCATCGCCCAGGCCCTGGATGAGCTGCAGGCGCTGGTCGAACTGGCCGCCGGCCACGAAGGCGCGGCCGTCACCATCGATCTGGCCGACCTGCGCGGGTATCATTACCACAGCGGCGTGATGTTCTCCGCCTACGTGCCGGGCCTGCCCAACGCGGTGGTGCGCGGCGGCCGCTATGACCACGTCGGCGAGGCCTTCGGCCGCGCGCGTCCGGCCACCGGCTTCTCGATGGACCTGCGCGAACTGGCGCGGCTGATGCCGGGCGCCGAAAGAAAGGCCGCGATTCGCGCGCCATGGGGCACCGAAGCCGGTCTGCGTGAGAAAATAGCGCAATTGCGGCAAGCGGGCGACATCGTGATCCAAAGCCTGCCGGGCCACGAAAACGATCAGGACGAATTCGATTGCGACCGCGCCGTCGAATTCAGCAATGGAAACTGGATTATCAAAAACTTGGGTTGA